A genome region from Portunus trituberculatus isolate SZX2019 chromosome 40, ASM1759143v1, whole genome shotgun sequence includes the following:
- the LOC123515926 gene encoding mucin-2-like, with amino-acid sequence MTTQKTRPFLLLMMMVANALVVTAHTEDLICLDPRKSTKSSPATVLLSQEPQQPAKSIRFTAPESDTIWDTKFVFVNLYDKKITPLINMEIKKTRSGAHFYPLRVYTAISTQTIMNHRLGSKWLDNGGQATMYVNNNMSSMTFIFQNPSEHDKKLVIELTDPEIKDIDAVKVVGKLEVESCSDPEVPETTTTTTTSTTTPRPSTAATTTTTTTTTTPLPTTTPLPTTTPVPTTTPVTTTTTTTTTASTTSATTSGFTTTDTFLTTESESPHIEPVIGLGGNAECKVVPVWAWACAGLAVVFFLFILGLMAYCIILQKRSWRIDTLTRNNSGGFGLSAQEMHYYEMKNPNLMVGNTVPRIKTPRPSPSPGRSPCNSTYRLSDNKPFDPTPTPNTLSLPPPDLGDSKCSTPPPEMKSSDTQVSSSRDELCLSDELNV; translated from the exons ATGACCACTCAGAAGACCAGACCGtttctgctgctgatgatgatggtggcaaATGCTCTCGTGGTCACTGCTCACACTGAAG ACTTGATATGCTTAGACCCGAGGAAATCCACAAAATCCAGTCCCGCCACCGTCCTCTTGTCTCAGGAGCCTCAGCAGCCAGCCAAGAGCATTCGCTTCACCGCTCCTGAAAGTGACACAATATGGGATACAAAATTTGTTTTTGTAAACTTGTATGACAAAAAAATTACTCCCCTCATTAATAtggaaattaagaaaactaGATCCGGTGCACACTTTTACCCTCTGAGAGTGTACACAGCAATATCAACACAAACGATAATGAACCACCGATTAGGGAGCAAGTGGTTGGATAACGGCGGACAGGCGACCATGTATGTTAACAACAACATGTCATCAATGACCTTCATCTTCCAAAACCCCAGTGAGCATGACAAAAAGCTCGTTATTGAACTAACAGATCCAGAG ATTAAAGACATTGACGCTGTGAAGGTGGTTGGGAAACTAGAGGTGGAGTCGTGTTCGGATCCTGAGGTCCCAG AAACTACAACGACAACAACTACTTCCACCACAACACCGAGGCCTTCTAcagccgccaccacaaccactacgaccaccactactactccccTCCCCACTACTactcccctccccaccacaaCTCCTGTCCCCACCACAACTCccgttactactaccaccaccacaaccactacagcTTCTACCACCTCTGCCACAACTTCAGGCTTCACCACTACTGACACATTCCTCACCACTGAGAGCGAATCCCCACACATTGAGCCTGTGATAGGGCTGGGTGGCAACGCAGAATGCAAAGTTGTGCcagtgtgggcgtgggcgtgtgcGGGCCTGGCAGTggtgttcttcttgttcatcttagGACTCATGGCCTATTGCATCATCCTACAAAAGCGCAGTTGGAGAATTGATACTCTAACAAGAAATAACTCAGGAGGGTTTGGATTGTCGGCCCAAGAGATGCACTATTATGAGATGAAGAATCCAAACCTAATGGTTGGAAACACTGTCCCGCGAATCAAAACTCCCCGTCCGTCGCCCTCCCCAGGACGTTCACCCTGCAACAGTACCTACCGCCTATCCGACAACAAGCCATTTGATCCCACCCCGACACCCAACACtctcagtcttcctcctccagaccTGGGGGACTCCAAGTGTAGCACTCCACCTCCTGAAATGAAATCAAGTGACACACAAGTTTCCTCCTCCCGTGATGAATTGTGCCTCAGTGACGAGCTTAATGTTTGA